One Oharaeibacter diazotrophicus DNA window includes the following coding sequences:
- the ybgC gene encoding tol-pal system-associated acyl-CoA thioesterase, which translates to MTSEPLSAPHVHPVRVYWEDTDAGGIVYHASHVRFFERGRTEFLRALGVNQSDHADRAAADALLFAVRRMEIDYLRPAKLDDLLAVTTAVRDVGRSKLVLDQRLLRGDEVVAEAVVTVVAIGGAGRPRKIPDTLAAAFAAGVAAPQ; encoded by the coding sequence TTGACCTCAGAACCCCTCTCCGCCCCCCACGTCCACCCCGTCCGCGTCTACTGGGAGGACACCGATGCCGGCGGCATCGTCTACCATGCCTCGCACGTGCGCTTCTTCGAGCGCGGCCGGACCGAGTTCCTGCGCGCGCTCGGCGTCAACCAGTCGGACCACGCCGACCGGGCGGCGGCCGACGCGCTGCTGTTCGCGGTGCGGCGGATGGAGATCGACTATCTGAGGCCGGCCAAGCTCGACGATCTCCTGGCGGTGACCACCGCCGTGCGCGACGTCGGCCGCTCCAAGCTGGTGCTCGACCAGCGCCTCCTGCGCGGCGACGAGGTCGTCGCCGAGGCGGTGGTGACGGTTGTGGCGATCGGCGGCGCCGGCCGGCCGCGCAAGATCCCGGACACGCTCGCGGCCGCGTTCGCCGCCGGTGTTGCAGCGCCGCAATAA
- a CDS encoding type II toxin-antitoxin system RelE/ParE family toxin, translating into MDGESRRVAFAPAARQDLADIRAYLGPRSPQGYASVVRAIERRILLARDNPAIGRPAVKEGVRELVEPRYGYVIPYVVHRNTILVLRIYRAVRAPLDPDTLEKP; encoded by the coding sequence ATGGACGGTGAGTCGCGGCGGGTCGCCTTCGCGCCGGCGGCCCGGCAGGACCTCGCGGACATCCGTGCGTATCTCGGGCCACGGTCACCGCAGGGATATGCCAGCGTCGTCCGGGCGATCGAGAGGCGGATCCTCCTCGCGCGGGACAATCCCGCGATCGGACGGCCCGCGGTGAAGGAAGGCGTGCGCGAACTCGTCGAGCCGCGCTACGGATACGTGATTCCGTACGTCGTCCATCGGAACACCATCCTCGTCCTGCGCATCTACCGCGCGGTGCGCGCCCCTCTCGACCCAGACACGCTCGAAAAGCCTTGA
- a CDS encoding CopG family ribbon-helix-helix protein — MGAEARVRNVTLREDLAQRLDAVLEPSGRSTAAAIEEAIELYVRDREHELALIDEAIASLAEGKAHSAESIFAWMDSWGTADELPPPEPDVDLDGR, encoded by the coding sequence ATGGGTGCCGAGGCAAGGGTTCGCAACGTGACGCTCCGCGAGGATCTCGCGCAGCGGCTCGACGCCGTCCTGGAACCGTCCGGTCGGAGTACAGCCGCGGCGATCGAGGAGGCGATCGAGCTCTACGTCAGGGACCGGGAGCACGAACTCGCGCTGATCGACGAGGCCATCGCCAGTCTCGCCGAGGGCAAGGCACATTCGGCGGAGAGCATTTTCGCCTGGATGGACAGCTGGGGAACCGCCGACGAACTCCCTCCACCGGAGCCGGACGTGGATCTCGATGGACGGTGA
- the ruvB gene encoding Holliday junction branch migration DNA helicase RuvB gives MTSGKRLISAEKREDDVETSIRPSALAEFVGQAAARANLQVFIDAAKARGEALDHVLFVGPPGLGKTTLAQIVARELGVNFRATSGPVIAKAGDLAALLTNLEERDVLFIDEIHRMSPAVEEILYPAMEDYQLDLIIGEGPAARSVRIDLAKFTLVGATTRLGLLTTPLRDRFGIPIRLDFYTTAELELIVRRGARIFGIAMTDDGATEIARRARGTPRIAGRLLRRVRDFAIVAGAERVDRRVADDALTRLDVDPIGLDALDLRYLTTIAHSFSGGPVGIETIAAAIAEPRDAIEDIVEPYLIQKGFVQRTPRGRVLTHHAFRHMGLPVPSQPEGPQLGLGLGEE, from the coding sequence ATGACCTCGGGAAAGCGACTGATCTCGGCCGAGAAGCGCGAGGACGACGTCGAGACCTCGATCCGTCCGTCGGCGCTGGCCGAGTTCGTCGGTCAGGCGGCGGCCCGGGCCAACCTGCAGGTCTTCATCGACGCCGCCAAGGCGCGCGGTGAGGCGCTCGACCACGTGCTGTTCGTCGGCCCGCCCGGCCTCGGCAAGACCACGCTGGCGCAGATCGTTGCGCGCGAACTCGGCGTCAACTTCCGCGCCACCTCCGGCCCGGTGATCGCCAAGGCCGGAGACCTCGCCGCCCTCCTCACCAACCTCGAGGAGCGCGACGTCCTGTTCATCGACGAGATCCACCGCATGAGCCCGGCGGTGGAGGAGATCCTCTACCCGGCGATGGAGGACTATCAGCTCGACCTGATCATCGGCGAGGGCCCGGCGGCGCGCTCGGTCCGGATCGACCTCGCCAAGTTCACGCTGGTCGGCGCCACCACCCGGCTCGGCCTGCTGACGACGCCGCTGCGCGACCGCTTCGGCATCCCGATCCGGCTCGACTTCTACACCACCGCCGAGCTCGAGCTGATCGTACGCCGCGGCGCCCGGATCTTCGGCATCGCCATGACCGACGACGGCGCCACCGAGATCGCCCGGCGGGCCCGCGGCACCCCGCGCATCGCCGGCCGACTGCTGCGCCGGGTCCGCGACTTCGCCATCGTCGCCGGCGCCGAGCGGGTCGACCGCCGCGTCGCCGACGACGCGCTGACGCGGCTCGACGTCGATCCGATCGGCCTCGACGCGCTCGACCTGCGTTACCTCACCACCATCGCCCATTCCTTCTCGGGCGGGCCGGTCGGCATCGAGACCATCGCCGCCGCCATCGCCGAACCGCGCGACGCCATCGAGGACATCGTCGAGCCCTACCTGATCCAGAAGGGCTTCGTGCAGCGCACCCCGCGCGGCCGCGTCCTCACCCATCACGCCTTCCGCCACATGGGCCTGCCGGTCCCGAGCCAGCCCGAGGGTCCGCAGCTCGGGCTGGGGCTGGGCGAGGAGTGA